A section of the Leptospira kobayashii genome encodes:
- a CDS encoding methionine ABC transporter permease, whose protein sequence is MILSRFSELLPELYSAFGQTFLMLSISLSIALFIGIPLGFLIFLSDKDLFIKNRFIYIFFGTLANLIRSIPYVILLVSLLPLTLFLTGTTIGPVAASVSLSVAAIPFLARLVESSLREIPEGILEASVSTGASLMLIVRIVLFPEALPGIISGITLTTISLLSYSAMAGIVGGGGIGDLAIRFGYYRYEDDVMFFTVAVLILLVQLIQLTGDRLRRKFDKRS, encoded by the coding sequence ATGATTCTAAGCCGTTTCTCTGAACTTTTACCGGAATTGTATTCCGCATTCGGACAGACTTTTTTAATGTTATCCATCTCTCTCTCGATTGCATTATTCATTGGAATTCCTTTGGGTTTTTTGATTTTCTTGTCTGATAAGGATTTGTTCATTAAAAATAGATTTATTTATATTTTCTTCGGCACCTTGGCAAATTTGATCCGGTCGATTCCTTATGTGATATTGCTAGTATCTTTATTGCCACTTACTTTGTTTTTGACGGGTACAACGATCGGACCGGTTGCTGCATCCGTTTCCTTGTCTGTGGCAGCCATTCCCTTTCTCGCGAGATTAGTGGAATCTTCTCTTCGGGAAATTCCGGAAGGAATTTTGGAAGCATCCGTTTCAACAGGAGCGAGTTTAATGTTAATCGTTAGGATTGTACTTTTTCCAGAGGCTTTGCCTGGAATTATTTCCGGTATTACGTTAACGACCATTAGTTTGCTTAGCTATTCCGCAATGGCCGGAATTGTAGGAGGAGGCGGGATAGGAGATTTGGCGATCCGGTTCGGTTATTATCGCTATGAAGATGATGTTATGTTTTTCACAGTAGCTGTTCTTATATTACTGGTGCAACTCATCCAATTGACGGGCGATCGGTTAAGAAGAAAATTCGATAAAAGAAGTTAA
- a CDS encoding sulfurtransferase, whose product MPAALKLLIPISPKVNSAADLASESAENYSENKYGLITAATLEKYRSDWANSKPPGVTGSLIIFQIQTNSSVVSNSYAVPNGKDVFTYVLNNPSSFFGQSRSNGIIETESILPEGKTIDSFFGTFGLDLRQDLVVFSADTATDDNLLQALRGWFALRYWGVDKNHLAVLNGAVKYHATAGTLTTFTVTSGPQFGRTASAKNIFTDNTILHATIGDIIHILKNGVTTFEKVTPIPTGGVFFWDARTVSEYNGTASSTVASASLSCVNKLTTPITSNTCYTNHEGRISGAKNVPSSSLINSSTSEFKTKAEIKALLAGAGYAQGKTVITYGQTGVKAAAAFFASNSIAGYPTRNYEGSWVEWGALGNRKPSTDPADLNPVTNAAYPAPNALDTGSPWRTDYVFLTESLQINPAFSVPNYNLTTTKQFSTSSSALIEADKKYLLPGGSSSSGGASAGGSASGGGGNACGG is encoded by the coding sequence GTGCCTGCTGCATTAAAGCTGCTCATTCCTATTTCTCCGAAAGTAAACTCTGCTGCCGACCTTGCAAGTGAATCAGCTGAAAACTATTCAGAAAATAAATACGGACTCATCACCGCCGCAACCTTGGAAAAGTACAGATCCGATTGGGCGAACTCCAAACCGCCGGGAGTCACTGGCAGCTTGATTATATTTCAAATACAGACAAATTCATCCGTTGTATCCAATAGTTACGCGGTTCCGAACGGAAAAGATGTATTTACTTACGTTCTAAACAACCCAAGTAGCTTTTTCGGCCAATCAAGAAGCAATGGAATTATAGAAACCGAATCGATCTTGCCTGAAGGAAAAACAATAGATTCGTTTTTTGGAACATTCGGACTCGACTTACGCCAGGATTTGGTTGTATTCTCCGCCGACACTGCAACGGATGACAACTTATTACAAGCGTTACGTGGTTGGTTCGCCCTTCGTTATTGGGGTGTAGATAAAAACCATCTTGCAGTTTTGAACGGTGCGGTAAAATACCACGCAACTGCGGGAACACTTACGACATTTACCGTAACATCTGGGCCTCAATTCGGTCGTACTGCTTCCGCAAAAAATATATTTACGGACAATACAATTTTACATGCAACCATAGGAGATATCATTCATATTCTGAAAAACGGTGTAACAACTTTTGAAAAGGTAACTCCTATTCCTACGGGAGGAGTATTTTTTTGGGATGCAAGGACCGTGAGTGAATACAATGGAACCGCAAGTAGCACGGTTGCAAGTGCATCATTAAGCTGTGTGAATAAATTGACTACCCCGATTACATCGAATACTTGTTATACGAACCACGAAGGACGCATTTCAGGGGCCAAAAATGTTCCTTCTTCTTCTCTTATCAACTCAAGCACATCCGAATTCAAAACAAAGGCGGAAATCAAAGCACTTCTGGCTGGTGCCGGTTATGCTCAAGGCAAAACCGTAATTACATACGGGCAAACAGGCGTGAAAGCAGCAGCAGCATTCTTTGCTTCGAATTCCATTGCAGGTTACCCGACTAGAAATTATGAAGGATCATGGGTAGAATGGGGGGCGTTGGGAAACCGCAAACCAAGTACAGATCCTGCCGATCTAAATCCGGTCACTAACGCAGCCTATCCTGCACCAAATGCATTGGATACGGGATCTCCTTGGAGAACTGATTATGTTTTTCTTACGGAAAGTTTGCAGATTAATCCGGCGTTTTCCGTACCGAATTATAACTTAACAACAACCAAACAGTTTTCTACTTCTTCCTCCGCACTCATAGAAGCGGACAAAAAGTATTTATTGCCAGGAGGAAGCAGTAGTAGCGGCGGTGCTAGTGCCGGCGGAAGTGCATCCGGTGGTGGCGGAAACGCCTGCGGAGGATAA
- a CDS encoding helix-turn-helix domain-containing protein yields MKKTEVLENQTKTEAEELLTSVLGLTIKKRRIELGYSMERVSQISNVSRGMLGLIESGKTTPSIGILWKLSKALRTTIAEMVPDLFLRNPKIIKKEEARILKLHKGNLEARALHKDENEKLELYEIKVAPGSYPLPSWFENQFEQNVVVLDGNLELNFRDRNYFLESGDSAIFLASDLLQIKNAADSIAKIFWVNSLQHDKK; encoded by the coding sequence ATGAAGAAGACAGAAGTTTTAGAAAACCAAACCAAAACTGAAGCGGAAGAACTACTAACAAGTGTTCTAGGGTTAACCATTAAAAAGCGCAGAATTGAGCTTGGTTATTCCATGGAAAGGGTTTCTCAAATATCAAACGTTAGTCGGGGAATGTTGGGATTAATAGAATCCGGCAAAACAACGCCTAGCATCGGAATTCTCTGGAAACTCTCGAAAGCTTTGCGGACTACAATTGCAGAAATGGTTCCCGACTTGTTTTTAAGAAATCCCAAAATCATCAAAAAAGAAGAAGCCAGGATTTTAAAATTGCATAAAGGAAATCTGGAAGCAAGAGCACTTCATAAAGACGAAAATGAAAAACTGGAGTTATATGAGATCAAGGTGGCACCTGGTTCCTACCCTCTTCCCAGCTGGTTCGAAAATCAATTTGAACAAAATGTTGTTGTATTGGATGGAAATCTGGAGCTGAACTTTCGGGATCGCAATTACTTTCTGGAATCAGGTGACAGCGCGATTTTCCTCGCTTCCGATCTGCTACAAATCAAAAACGCCGCCGATTCCATCGCGAAAATTTTTTGGGTCAATTCCCTCCAACACGACAAAAAATAA
- a CDS encoding DUF4395 domain-containing protein — protein MKLGYYPDVVNENATRIVAFSVVVIGVLSILFPNPYLLGFLLFGFTARLSYGPKYEPFAWLTANWIVPKLKISFIGTAGPPKRFAQAIGFSFALAALILYFLNLGTAYQIVLGILVFFASLESFLGFCAGCFFFGILMKLGVIPEEICERCNNLSFNK, from the coding sequence ATGAAACTTGGCTATTATCCGGATGTAGTGAACGAAAATGCGACCAGAATTGTTGCCTTTTCCGTTGTAGTGATCGGAGTACTCTCGATCCTTTTCCCCAATCCATACCTTCTCGGCTTTCTCCTTTTTGGATTTACCGCAAGATTGAGTTACGGACCGAAATATGAACCGTTTGCCTGGCTCACCGCCAATTGGATTGTTCCCAAATTAAAGATTTCTTTTATAGGAACCGCAGGACCGCCCAAAAGATTCGCGCAAGCCATCGGATTTAGTTTTGCTCTCGCAGCATTGATTCTTTATTTTCTCAACTTAGGAACCGCTTATCAAATCGTACTGGGTATTTTGGTTTTTTTCGCTTCCTTGGAAAGTTTCCTTGGGTTCTGTGCAGGATGTTTCTTTTTCGGGATCTTAATGAAGTTAGGTGTAATTCCTGAAGAAATATGCGAACGATGCAATAACCTCAGCTTTAATAAATAA
- a CDS encoding sulfurtransferase: MKKIAEIVFNSYGVWAFLLAFVFVVGSDLISADQRKKWDLAKSWIISAEQAYQLKQSGAVFLDARDISLRFLPKIADTKSVTWEEFSLDKSPNNGKLLAKKDILSKLGKLGVNEKATVVVIGDPLNGWGEEGRIVWTLRSVGYQNSFWIDGGAKAYSSYLVEAGKEKSPVKQELKSNTLPDKSSLELDIDHSKLKSAWKAGDKNLYIVDVREEREFKGETPYGESRGGHIPGAKWIYFKDFLDEKGYLKSKEEIQTILNKQSISKNATIVSYCTGGIRSAWTTSVLLSYGISAKNYSGSMWEWSSLNASDYPLVK; encoded by the coding sequence ATGAAAAAAATAGCGGAAATCGTATTCAATTCCTACGGGGTTTGGGCCTTTTTGCTGGCTTTTGTATTTGTAGTAGGTTCCGACTTAATCAGTGCGGACCAAAGAAAAAAATGGGATTTGGCAAAATCCTGGATCATTTCTGCGGAACAAGCTTACCAATTGAAACAATCGGGAGCTGTTTTTTTAGATGCACGTGATATATCGCTTCGTTTTTTACCCAAAATCGCGGATACGAAATCGGTAACCTGGGAGGAATTCTCTCTTGATAAGTCACCTAATAATGGTAAGTTGCTCGCGAAAAAAGATATTTTATCGAAATTGGGAAAACTGGGCGTAAATGAAAAAGCTACCGTAGTGGTCATCGGAGATCCTTTGAACGGTTGGGGAGAAGAAGGTAGAATCGTTTGGACTTTGCGTTCCGTCGGATATCAAAATTCTTTTTGGATCGATGGTGGTGCGAAAGCTTACTCTAGTTATCTGGTGGAAGCAGGCAAAGAAAAATCTCCCGTGAAACAGGAATTGAAATCAAACACCCTCCCTGATAAATCTTCTCTGGAATTGGATATCGATCACAGCAAATTGAAATCAGCTTGGAAAGCAGGCGACAAAAACCTGTACATTGTGGACGTGAGGGAAGAGAGAGAGTTCAAAGGTGAAACTCCTTACGGAGAATCCAGAGGTGGTCATATTCCCGGAGCAAAATGGATTTATTTCAAAGATTTTTTGGATGAGAAAGGATACCTTAAATCCAAAGAAGAAATCCAAACCATTTTGAACAAACAATCCATCTCTAAAAATGCGACAATCGTTTCCTATTGCACCGGAGGAATCAGATCCGCCTGGACCACCTCGGTATTGTTATCTTACGGTATCAGTGCAAAAAATTATTCCGGGTCCATGTGGGAGTGGTCGTCACTCAATGCATCCGATTATCCGTTAGTGAAATAA
- a CDS encoding multiheme c-type cytochrome → MNRFKIVSIFLSVSVLSAFIVFIGQKLIPNPVPVEQVFPGKVWAKTVTQLPDLQGVGAPRAENCGKCHEEIYKEWKTSTHSQALSDLQFQAELSKTSSPKWICLNCHIPVQNQRENIVLNLNHGDYFQPIEIPNPGFDPIMQKEAITCATCHVRVDGKGASYVIGANGNTSPPHPVKIDAEALRNRCYDCHNETYELNASLVCSFQTGGELKEASKHFSEKTCVNCHLPSVQRSFVIPSLNKPKRNAHKHAFIGGGVPKKFELYKEQIPGGYKPGIALVGWEWKDSDIIVTIQNQNAGHYLPSADPERHLKLELVWFDKDGKEIAKDKIRYGQDWEWSPKARKVADNRLKPKEIRDWKAKIPNAEAVSVTLRVYHVRLTNSTSDYVKKYTTGAPKEYEDKIKELKKHYPHSSLVLESKYSWKTKKVLNTSLPDLFKLNESRRGE, encoded by the coding sequence TTGAATAGATTCAAAATCGTTTCGATTTTTCTCTCCGTATCCGTCCTATCGGCCTTTATCGTTTTTATAGGACAGAAGCTGATTCCCAATCCTGTTCCTGTGGAACAGGTGTTTCCCGGAAAAGTATGGGCAAAGACTGTGACGCAGCTTCCCGACTTGCAAGGAGTAGGTGCTCCTAGAGCCGAGAATTGCGGAAAATGCCATGAGGAAATTTATAAGGAATGGAAAACTTCCACTCATTCCCAGGCTCTTTCCGATTTGCAGTTCCAAGCGGAACTTTCCAAAACTTCTTCACCGAAATGGATTTGTCTGAATTGCCATATCCCTGTTCAAAATCAGAGAGAGAACATCGTATTGAATTTGAATCACGGAGACTATTTTCAGCCGATAGAAATTCCAAACCCCGGATTTGATCCGATCATGCAAAAAGAAGCGATCACATGCGCCACTTGCCATGTGCGTGTGGATGGAAAAGGTGCTTCTTATGTGATCGGAGCGAATGGAAACACGAGTCCTCCTCATCCGGTAAAAATAGACGCGGAAGCTCTACGTAACCGCTGTTATGATTGTCATAATGAGACTTACGAATTGAATGCAAGTCTGGTTTGTTCCTTTCAGACAGGCGGAGAATTGAAAGAGGCATCAAAACATTTTTCCGAAAAAACCTGTGTGAATTGCCATCTTCCTTCCGTACAAAGATCCTTTGTAATTCCGTCTTTGAATAAGCCCAAAAGAAATGCCCACAAACATGCGTTTATTGGCGGTGGAGTTCCGAAAAAGTTCGAACTTTATAAAGAACAAATTCCGGGAGGTTACAAGCCGGGAATTGCACTCGTCGGTTGGGAGTGGAAAGATTCCGATATCATCGTTACAATTCAAAATCAGAATGCGGGACACTATTTACCTTCCGCCGATCCTGAGAGGCATCTGAAATTGGAATTGGTATGGTTCGATAAAGACGGAAAGGAAATTGCGAAAGATAAAATCCGTTACGGACAGGATTGGGAATGGTCTCCGAAGGCAAGGAAAGTTGCAGACAACCGCTTGAAGCCGAAAGAAATCAGAGATTGGAAAGCAAAGATTCCGAATGCTGAGGCAGTGTCAGTGACACTTCGCGTTTATCATGTTCGGCTTACCAATTCCACTTCCGATTATGTGAAAAAATATACCACAGGTGCTCCGAAAGAATACGAAGATAAGATCAAGGAATTGAAGAAACATTATCCACATAGTTCTTTGGTATTGGAATCGAAATACAGCTGGAAAACGAAAAAGGTCCTCAATACTTCGCTTCCCGACTTATTTAAGTTAAATGAGAGCCGTCGTGGAGAATAA
- a CDS encoding glycosyltransferase family 2 protein, whose translation MENNSCVIIPAKNEEGSIAFALKGLLDTELIPKENVYVVDNDSTDKTNEIARSFGVNVLFEKKRGYGNACLCALSEIAKRKKLPDWILICDGDGSDDPADLNLLIKTYRSQNADLVIGSRTIKEVEEGSLGFLQKFGNWLTCLLILIFFRQRFTDLGPFRIIRYGSLLKLNLKDKTWGWNIEMHVRALQEKMKIVEVGVWYRRRHAGVSKISGNLVMAIRVGIKILYTFFKLLILRGR comes from the coding sequence GTGGAGAATAATTCTTGTGTTATTATCCCGGCAAAAAACGAAGAAGGTTCCATTGCTTTTGCTCTCAAAGGTCTATTGGACACAGAACTCATCCCGAAAGAAAACGTATACGTAGTAGATAACGATTCCACTGACAAAACCAATGAGATCGCCCGATCCTTCGGAGTGAACGTACTCTTTGAGAAGAAAAGAGGTTACGGCAACGCTTGTTTGTGCGCTCTTTCTGAAATCGCAAAAAGGAAAAAACTTCCCGATTGGATTCTTATTTGTGACGGAGACGGTTCTGATGATCCTGCAGATCTGAATTTATTGATAAAAACCTATCGTTCACAAAACGCTGATTTGGTGATTGGTTCCAGAACCATAAAGGAAGTGGAAGAAGGGTCACTCGGTTTTTTGCAAAAATTCGGAAATTGGCTGACTTGTTTGTTGATATTGATTTTTTTTCGGCAAAGATTCACGGATCTGGGTCCTTTCCGGATCATTCGGTACGGGTCCCTTTTGAAACTTAACTTGAAAGATAAAACTTGGGGCTGGAATATTGAGATGCATGTGCGCGCTTTGCAGGAAAAAATGAAAATTGTGGAAGTGGGTGTTTGGTACAGACGAAGGCATGCAGGCGTATCGAAAATCTCGGGTAATTTAGTCATGGCAATTCGCGTAGGAATCAAGATCCTTTATACTTTTTTCAAACTATTGATTCTTCGCGGCCGTTAG
- a CDS encoding TIGR04282 family arsenosugar biosynthesis glycosyltransferase: MGKVKTRLAEGLGEILALEVYIELLRTTDDIIRSLPVAKYIYWDGGIPENQNYFSDDCIHRKQVDGDLGLKMAEAFSEVLGKHSLVCIIGTDCPYLSSEILMNAYDHLSDKIDYVIGPALDGGYYLLGLKRVFTELFQDMVWSTDQVYEITTKRGKDLNLSFYNLPKLGDIDDARDYKTWKGI; this comes from the coding sequence TTGGGAAAAGTAAAAACAAGGCTTGCCGAGGGACTTGGTGAGATTTTGGCATTGGAAGTTTATATAGAACTTTTGCGGACTACGGATGATATTATCCGCTCACTGCCTGTAGCGAAATATATTTATTGGGACGGAGGAATTCCGGAGAATCAAAATTATTTTTCAGATGATTGCATTCATAGAAAACAAGTGGATGGGGATCTAGGTTTAAAAATGGCGGAAGCATTTTCCGAAGTCTTAGGTAAACATTCGTTAGTGTGCATTATAGGTACGGATTGTCCTTATCTATCCTCTGAGATTCTAATGAATGCTTACGATCATCTTTCGGACAAGATTGATTATGTGATCGGACCTGCACTGGACGGAGGGTATTATTTACTCGGATTAAAAAGGGTTTTTACCGAATTGTTTCAGGATATGGTTTGGAGTACGGATCAGGTATATGAAATTACGACCAAACGCGGGAAGGATTTGAATCTTTCCTTTTACAATTTGCCGAAATTGGGTGATATTGATGATGCCAGGGATTATAAAACCTGGAAAGGGATTTAG
- a CDS encoding OmpA family protein, with translation MNPRNYKFIPFFLYLFALTYTVQYDGRSSSLFADEGLLFEEPFKKIQREESEEKLTIHFPKKSFLIVKPEQLKLQKFTELLLVDQNKEIWIYAHSWDGGNENQELILSEKRSLEISRFLLIHGVKENQIRRLFYGNTKPLNHGFTTTDQALLRRVELQIADKK, from the coding sequence GTGAACCCTCGAAATTATAAATTCATTCCTTTTTTCTTATACTTATTTGCTCTAACTTACACTGTTCAATATGATGGAAGGTCTAGTTCACTTTTCGCAGACGAAGGACTACTATTCGAAGAGCCCTTCAAAAAAATACAAAGAGAAGAATCAGAAGAAAAATTAACAATCCACTTTCCCAAAAAATCCTTTCTGATTGTAAAACCCGAACAGTTGAAACTTCAAAAATTCACCGAACTTTTGTTAGTCGATCAAAACAAGGAAATATGGATTTATGCGCATTCTTGGGACGGGGGAAATGAAAACCAAGAATTGATTCTAAGCGAAAAAAGATCCCTCGAGATCTCCCGGTTTTTACTGATACATGGTGTGAAAGAAAATCAAATCAGAAGATTATTTTATGGAAATACGAAACCATTGAATCATGGTTTCACAACAACCGATCAGGCATTATTGCGCAGAGTAGAACTGCAAATAGCCGATAAAAAATAA
- the lpxD gene encoding UDP-3-O-(3-hydroxymyristoyl)glucosamine N-acyltransferase, with protein MKLKDLANRLGGTVHGNGELEITGIKDLEHHSPVDPNSIYYVASKKYLLKHQKSKDVQISLTVQSLSENFPNAVIIPEEGSKVKFIEVVALFEKKPDYKQEISSSSTIHPSAKIGKNVTIMANVYVGENVIVGDGCTLFPGVVLEPGVEIGAGTTLKSGVIVYYNCKLGKNNLIHANTVIGADGFGFYDYAGVRYKVPQIGNVIIGDDVEMGACCTVDRAAIEATTIGNFTKFDDHVHVGHNCRVGNYVYIAGATVLAGSVTIEDGCFLAGQSAVAEHLTMRKGSILMGLSGLTEDSKEKTAYFGIPARPALEMHRIHTSLGMIPDLVKEFLKKKKES; from the coding sequence ATGAAACTGAAAGATTTGGCAAATCGTTTAGGTGGCACGGTTCATGGCAACGGGGAACTGGAAATAACAGGCATTAAAGATCTGGAACATCACTCTCCGGTAGATCCGAATTCCATATATTACGTAGCTTCGAAAAAATATTTATTGAAACATCAGAAGTCAAAAGACGTACAAATTTCATTAACTGTCCAGTCATTAAGTGAAAACTTTCCGAATGCGGTCATTATTCCCGAAGAAGGTTCCAAGGTAAAATTCATAGAAGTGGTCGCTCTCTTTGAAAAAAAGCCGGATTATAAACAGGAAATTTCCTCTTCTTCTACCATTCATCCTTCGGCCAAGATAGGAAAAAACGTCACGATCATGGCGAATGTATATGTGGGAGAAAATGTGATAGTAGGGGATGGCTGCACATTATTTCCCGGTGTGGTTTTGGAACCTGGGGTGGAAATCGGTGCCGGTACAACTCTTAAATCCGGTGTTATCGTTTATTACAATTGCAAGTTGGGAAAAAATAATCTGATTCATGCAAACACTGTGATCGGTGCGGACGGTTTCGGATTTTATGATTATGCAGGAGTTCGTTATAAGGTTCCTCAAATCGGGAACGTAATCATCGGAGATGATGTAGAGATGGGAGCTTGTTGCACTGTGGATCGTGCAGCGATTGAAGCGACTACTATCGGCAACTTTACTAAGTTTGACGATCATGTTCATGTCGGCCATAACTGCCGTGTGGGAAATTACGTTTATATTGCAGGAGCGACAGTGCTTGCCGGTTCCGTTACGATTGAGGACGGATGTTTCCTTGCAGGACAGTCCGCCGTTGCCGAACACCTAACAATGAGAAAAGGATCAATTCTGATGGGCCTTTCCGGACTTACGGAAGACTCAAAAGAAAAAACAGCGTATTTCGGAATTCCCGCAAGACCAGCTTTGGAAATGCATAGGATCCATACTTCTTTGGGAATGATTCCCGATTTGGTAAAAGAATTTTTAAAAAAGAAAAAAGAAAGTTAA
- a CDS encoding arsenate reductase family protein has product MNLQIFGTKKCKDSKKAQLFFQERRIPFQFINLQEKEMSKGELRSILGSVKLDDLIDTESKVYEDKNLKYMKYDKEEALLENPLLFKTPIVRDGKRAVVGYVPDVWKAWIEESKK; this is encoded by the coding sequence ATGAACCTACAGATCTTTGGCACAAAGAAGTGCAAAGATTCAAAAAAAGCACAGCTCTTCTTCCAAGAAAGACGCATACCTTTTCAATTTATCAATCTTCAGGAAAAAGAAATGAGCAAGGGAGAATTACGTTCCATCCTTGGCTCGGTCAAACTGGATGATTTGATTGATACGGAATCAAAAGTTTACGAAGACAAAAATTTAAAGTACATGAAGTACGATAAAGAAGAAGCCCTTTTGGAAAACCCGTTACTATTCAAAACACCGATCGTACGGGACGGGAAAAGAGCCGTAGTAGGATATGTTCCCGACGTTTGGAAAGCCTGGATCGAAGAAAGTAAAAAATAA
- a CDS encoding LIC_11366 family protein produces MNLTKLDEIVMSRCIGFVSLFLFHLCFTISLLAETGAWEVGLRTGVGRRVPGRFDGNLNSFSSTFNPLIFSDLNLNGGKQTNTYEAFIRFFLDPRNKVGAIIGRQDLSNLYLTESTSDYYYTSLKSEIFSYHILATYHYVTEISRNWEWENGGGFGFASADWQINGYNVGADSVNTLSMQKGNLRGSGLAFRLETAVNRRLGDSNFLQIGLGYHLVSIAKFSGPYNGEESSFYIQQDGKVGVFDDTRVLDVSVGTNQSLRRLDMNSGSWNLYFSVMHRFLD; encoded by the coding sequence ATGAACCTTACGAAATTGGATGAAATTGTTATGTCAAGATGTATTGGGTTCGTTTCTCTCTTCCTTTTCCACTTATGTTTTACCATTTCCCTCCTGGCAGAGACAGGAGCTTGGGAAGTCGGGCTTAGGACCGGGGTGGGCCGGAGAGTTCCGGGAAGATTCGACGGGAATTTGAATAGTTTTTCTTCTACCTTCAACCCTTTGATTTTTTCAGACCTGAATCTGAACGGTGGAAAACAAACAAATACTTATGAAGCCTTCATTCGGTTTTTTCTGGACCCCAGAAACAAAGTGGGCGCCATCATCGGAAGACAGGATTTGTCCAATCTGTATTTAACCGAAAGCACAAGTGATTACTACTATACTTCTTTGAAATCGGAGATATTTTCCTATCATATACTTGCTACTTATCATTATGTAACGGAAATTTCGCGGAACTGGGAGTGGGAAAACGGGGGAGGATTCGGGTTCGCTTCCGCCGACTGGCAAATCAACGGATACAATGTGGGGGCGGATTCTGTAAATACTCTTTCCATGCAAAAGGGAAATCTACGGGGAAGCGGTCTGGCATTCCGATTGGAAACCGCCGTCAATCGCAGATTAGGTGATAGTAACTTTCTACAAATCGGATTAGGATACCATCTGGTTTCCATTGCAAAGTTTTCAGGACCTTATAACGGAGAAGAATCGAGTTTTTACATCCAACAAGATGGAAAAGTAGGAGTCTTTGATGATACTCGCGTTTTGGATGTCAGTGTAGGAACCAATCAATCCTTGCGCAGATTAGATATGAACAGCGGTTCTTGGAATCTGTATTTTTCAGTCATGCATAGGTTTTTGGATTGA